ATTAGAGCGATGTAAATCCAAATCAAATTCTGAGAAAGAAAATGAAGACAATAATATATGATATTTATAATAGGAATAATTCTATTTTTTTAAAGGAAATATTAACCAACTTCGTAATATAAACGTTTAACGAACTTCAGCAAAACATCAACTTAAATAAATACATCTAATTTTTAAAACCCAATTCTTAAAATTTAATCCTTAGCACCCAATTATTAGCATCTAATTAGTTTTTAACTACTTAAAAACCTTATTTTTTCTATTTAAATTCAGATATATTCTATTTTTAAATTTTGTCAAAGATAGCTCTTTGAACTGCAGAAAAAATTAATTTAATAAATAATCTAATGAAACTAAATTAACCAATTAATTATTAATATTAATAATGCCATTTTTGAAATAATGGTATTTTTTTAAATTCCCAAAAAATATATATGGTATTTTATTTAAATATACTATTGTAATAAATTGGATGCTATGCCTATCCAACCAATGTTGGTATTTTATTGCTTATAGGTATGGAGGAATTCAAAATGGAAGTGAAAAGAGTGAGCAGCCAAGAAACGAAAGAGTTGATAAAACAGGTTGATAGTCAAGGACGTATAGTTATTCCCAAAAAATGGAGAAATAAACATTTAAAAAATAATAAGTCAGTTACCTTAACTATGTTGGATGGAGAAATTTTAATTAAAAGCCATCAACCGGTTGATATCACCAAGCACTTTAACTCTCTCAAAGTTAACCTCAAATCAGATATATCTAAATGGGATGATGTTAAAAGAGAATTACTTAAATAAGGCCCAATAGGCGGTTAAATATATGAATAAGTTTGTTGACACCAATGTATTTATTCATGCCATGCTTCCAATGAAAGATGGGATGAATGAAAAAGAAAAGAGAATAAAGCAAAATTCCATGGAGATCTTGACCAGGATTCAAAATGGCGAAGTAGTTTTTATAACTACACTTCAAATAGCTGAAATTATGAATCTTCTAGAACGATGGCAAGGCCATGAAATAGCTAGAGATATATTGAAGTTTTTAGTAGAATCATTTAATGTAAAGATTTTTGAAATTACAAATAGGGAACTTATTGATGCACTTGATTTGTTTGAAAAATATAAACATAATAAAATAGGCATTAACGATTTAATTACCTATGTATCTATGAAACGAAATGATATTCAATATATCTATAGTTTTGATAGTCATTTTGATCAATTTCCAGATATTAATCGTCTGGATGAATAAATTATAGTGCTTATTTGCATTTATTCAAAAATTAATGTCTATTAAAAAAATGACTTGTTTTAATGTTTTCACTTATTTTTATAGACAATCAAACTGTCTGGACTCTTGCCCCGAACTTTATCCAGAACCTTCTGCTCTTCTAAATCTTTAATAACCACTTCGCGGAATTTTAAATCATCACGGGCCTCATCAAGCAGCTTCTTGGTCACATGAATTCGGTGCTGGATCTTATTATTTTCATCTTCAATTTTTCGCATATCTAAGAGTTTTAAATCCATTTTCATAAGTTCTAATTCTCTCATGCGGCTGTTAAGATCTTCTTTTTCTTCTCTAATTTCGGATAATCTGCCCTGACACATATGTAACTCTTTAAGTGTTTTATCTAATTGTGATTTAGTTTTTGTTAGTTCAGATTCCAGTTCCTGGATTTTAAGTTCCAAATTCTCTGTTTTCACTGGTTTATCATCAGAATTTTTATTATTTTCAATAGCCATGCTCCTTCTCCTATTAATTCTTAAATAATAGTATTTTAAATTGATTGCCTTTTTGTTTAATAATTTTTTAAATCAAGTTAAACCAATAAGTAACAAGGCCACTCCTAAATAGATGGCCAGGGTGATTATATCACTTACAATTGTGGCCAGAGGCCCGGTGGCAACTGCTGGATCGAAATTTAGTTTTTTAAAGATTAGGGGCGATATGGTGGCTATAATAACTGATGCTATTATACTAAAAAACATGGAAAGGAATATTATGGCCCCTAATAAAGGATTAGATCGGGTTATAAAGGCCATTAGTCCGGCTAAAAGTCCAGATACCAGAGCTATAACTGCGGCCACTTTTATTTCTCGAATAATATAAAACCTCATGTTTAGGTGGGTATCCAGGGCCATGCTCCGAATAATTAAGGCTTCTGATTGAGTACCTGCAGCGTCACTCATATAGACCATGATGGGAATGAATGCCGCCAGTGCAATAAAGCTGGATAGGAGACTTTCAAAACGAGCAATAAGTGAAGCAGCAGCAATACCACCCATAACTCCAATTATGAGCCATGGAAGTCGGGAACGGATCATGTGTGCTGTGCTGGATTGAATAGATGTATATTCCTCCCCTACCTTGTGAAAAATACCTCCAAATTTGAATATATCTTCCTGAACTTCTTTATTAAAAATGCGCAGGATGTCATAGTGGGTAATTATTCCTAAAAAATCATTTCCATTTTCAATTACGGGAATCGACTTTAATCCGTGTGAAAGGGCCAGATAAACCACTTCTTCTGGTTCGGTATTTTTAGTAATGGATATGGGGTCCGGGTGCATCACGGCACTGGCCTTAAGAGGATGGTCAGAACTCAATAATTTTTTTATGGAAATAACTCCTTGCAGTGAATTGGAGTCATCCAGAACGTAAATATAATCAATATTATCAAATTCAATACTATTAATTTCCAAATATTCCTCCAATTCTCCTATGGTCTGATTTAGAAGGCAAGTGGGAACTTTAGAGGTGATTAAATTTTCTATTTGATTAGTGGAGATTTCAGATTTCATTATTCACCATTATAATTGTTAAATGATTATTTTATTTTATGAACTAATTGTTCAGATTATAATTGTTAAATGATTATTTTATTTATTTAAAACATTAAAATTCTTTTAATGGATATAATAATAGTTAAATTAATAAATTTTACTTTTTTATTCCTTTTATTAGTTCCTGAACATCTCCCACGAATTCCAGGCCAGAGTTTCTTCCGGTGCCTTCAAAAATTAATTTATTTTTCTTATTATTATCGTAAAGTTTTAAGTTTATTTTAGAATTTAAAGATTCATTAACTTTAGAAGTCATCTCGCCCTGGGATGGAGCAGGTAAATCCACGCCTTTAGTTCGCTCAGCATCTATGTGGAGCCTATGATGTTTATTAGAAACCTCAATTATTATTCTATTATGATCTACTTTTAATTTCTTTATGTGGGATCGGTTATAGGTGCTAAACTTAAAAAGTTGACCATTTAATAGAAATCCGAAAATGAATCCTGTAAAATAATTTTTCAGCCAGGGTATCTTAGCAATAGAACCAAAAAGTGATGCATTTTCCTCTTCAAAATGGTTACTCTGCATCCATACCCAGGAAGAAGGCATGGAAGTTCCCCAATCTTTTTCTAAATAACCTTTTCCCTTATTAAAATCCTTTTTTTGATTATTTATTTCAATATATCCATTTACTTGATGGTTGAAACTTAAAACTCCGTGATAGCATTCCATGAATGGAACAAAGGAGTACCAACCCATAACTCCTGGTGAAAATACACTAACGGGCCAGGGTATAATGTTTTTAAATTCAAGACGGGCCTTTATTTGAAGAGAATCTTTATTTAAATTTAAATGGAGTTGCTGGTGTGAGAAAAAATTATCCGCAATTTTCAGCTTAAATTCACTTTTTGAGGCTTCAAATTCGTCAATATCAAATTTAAAGTAGTTCATTTCATGATTTCTTGCATCAAAAACCATTATAAATGCATGGGATTTCTCTTTTTCTTTAGGAAGGGAAATACCAGCTATTATGGCAAAGGCCAGCTCTTCACTGGCATCTACTAATTTGTAGTACCAACCTTCGAAATACCCTTTCTTAGTTTTACTTCCCTGAAACTGAGAGGGATTGTATTTTTTAAACATTTAATAGGTATATGTATATTCAATTTTAAGGCTTTTTTGTTTTAGGTGATTGGTGATTTGGTGATTTGCTCATATTTGTTTTAGGGTGGTTGATGGTAGGTGAATTGATTAATTTTTTAGTGTGATGGTAGGTGAATTGTTATTTTTTTTAAATTATTAAATATTTTCATATCTTGATTTTTCAACTGAATATTGATACTCCTTAACAATATGGCCTTTTAAAGAACACACTATATTTATTAATTACCGATTACAAACTTTGAGGTGCATGAGTTTAGCTAGAATTTTAATTGTTGAAGATGAGGCAATTACTGCCCTGGAACTTACTCGAAGACTGGAAAGATGGGGGTTTGAAGTCGTAGGGGATGTAGCCAGCGGACAAAGTGCTCTGGAAATGGCGGAAAAGCTTAAACCAGATTTAATTATAATGGATATTAATTTAAAAGGAAAACTAGATGGTGTAGATACTGCCAAGGCCATAGCTCAAATTTATGACGTTCCCATTATATTTTTAACTGCACATGGTAATGAAAATATTATACGCAAGGCCCGAACTGTTAAACCAGCACATTATATAATTAAACCTTACCGGGAGAATGAATTAAAATTCGCAGTGGAGAGTGGAATCGAAAACCACAAAATATTCATGGAACTTAAAAAGAACGAACTGTCTTATCGGTCCATGGCCAAAAACATCCCGGGTATCGTTTATAGGACTTATCTGGATGAAGAACCACACGTTGAATTTTTAAATGATTATTTAAAGGATATTACTGGTTATTCTCCCGAGGGTGTTGAAAAAATTGATTTAGCCGTCCTGGGATCTCTAATTATTGAAGAAGAT
Above is a window of Methanobacteriales archaeon HGW-Methanobacteriales-1 DNA encoding:
- a CDS encoding AbrB family transcriptional regulator → MEVKRVSSQETKELIKQVDSQGRIVIPKKWRNKHLKNNKSVTLTMLDGEILIKSHQPVDITKHFNSLKVNLKSDISKWDDVKRELLK
- a CDS encoding twitching motility protein PilT, coding for MNKFVDTNVFIHAMLPMKDGMNEKEKRIKQNSMEILTRIQNGEVVFITTLQIAEIMNLLERWQGHEIARDILKFLVESFNVKIFEITNRELIDALDLFEKYKHNKIGINDLITYVSMKRNDIQYIYSFDSHFDQFPDINRLDE
- a CDS encoding magnesium transporter; the protein is MKSEISTNQIENLITSKVPTCLLNQTIGELEEYLEINSIEFDNIDYIYVLDDSNSLQGVISIKKLLSSDHPLKASAVMHPDPISITKNTEPEEVVYLALSHGLKSIPVIENGNDFLGIITHYDILRIFNKEVQEDIFKFGGIFHKVGEEYTSIQSSTAHMIRSRLPWLIIGVMGGIAAASLIARFESLLSSFIALAAFIPIMVYMSDAAGTQSEALIIRSMALDTHLNMRFYIIREIKVAAVIALVSGLLAGLMAFITRSNPLLGAIIFLSMFFSIIASVIIATISPLIFKKLNFDPAVATGPLATIVSDIITLAIYLGVALLLIGLT